Below is a window of Pseudomonadota bacterium DNA.
TACCTAGAGCAAAGTAGAGCGCATTGGCGCACAGCAGTATGGATGGCCAGGGGAGAGTGAGATCAATTGCGCCCCTAACAACTAGCTCAGTTGTCATCTCAACACCTGCAAAAAATAGTGGAAAAAGAAGGGGTAACGCTATAATAGGCAGCAAAACCCCACGCATACGCGAGGTGCTAGCTACCGCTGCAAGAACTACGATCAGCGCCGCTAGGGCACTCGCAGAACAGAGCCCTAACAACGCTAGCGGCAGCAATATAGTACTTAGCTGCTGATCGAGCGCGGCTGCCAGCACAACGGAGAGGAGTATAATGTTACAAAAAAACAGGAAGGTCATGCTAATGACCTTAGCCACATAAATCTGGCTCCCCGTTACTCCGGCCAGAAGCAGCCCCTCAAAGCCACGATTTTCAAGCTCCTGCTCATAAGCTCTGACAACAGAGGCCGTCGTGGTAAGGAGAAAAATAAGCCACAGTAGCATTGGGAAGACCCTGGTCGTATTCAATCGATCGAGCATCGCAGAGCTAATGCCAGCTCCTACCAGAGCCGACATAAGAATAGCGTTACAGAGCAGCAAGGTGAGGATCTCTTTGCCACGCAACTCTAGGCGCGCCTCTTTTTGAAGTAGGACCAGTAGTACCCTCAGCCACTCGATCATCGATTAGCCTCCCGATAAAAGCCGACGATGCGATCGATATCATCAGGCGTAGCCTTTGATCCTGTATCTGCAAGCACCTCGCCCGCGCTCAAAACAACTATGCGGTCGGCGATGCTCCGCAATCGATGGAGATCGTGCGTAGCAACGATCGATAGAAGCTTGCTACCTGCACGCTCTCGCTCGTCTCGCATAGCAGTTAGTAACAGCTCGGTTCCCCGCTCATCTAAGTTACTTGAGGGCTCATCCAATAAGAGCACGTCAGGTGAGGCTAGAAATGCGCGCGCTAGTCCAACTCTTGCCTGTGTGCCCCTCGACAGATCTCCAACTAAGATCTCTGCACTAGCGCTTAGCCCCCAGCGGGAGAGAATCGGCTCAACCTGCTGACGCTCCGTTACCTCTGAAAAGAGCTTTATATTCTCAGCTACGGTCAGGCGGCTATAGAGGAATGACTGATGAGATAAAAACCCTATGCGTCCCGTAGTCCTATCGATGGAGCCGCTATCTGCTCTGGCTAGCCCCGCCAGGATGCGGAGCAGGGTTGATTTTCCAGCTCCATTAGCTCCTAGAAGCAACGTTATCTCACCCGCTACAAAGGAGAGATTAAGACGATTAAGAACTCGCACAGCACCGAACGTCTTTGAGACGTTACGTACCTGAATAACGGGCTCACTCTCCACCATGGCGCTTAATATCATCCAGGACCTTTACCACCTCAAGGGACAAAGCCAACTTAGAGTGCTCAAAGTCCTCGGCGCTAACCTTCCCCATAGAATGATCGAGCTCAAGATCCTTAAGGGCCCTGAGCGCCCTCTCTTTTGAATCAAGTAAGGCTCGAAACGAATCACGCTCAATCGATTCAAGCGCGCCGTTAAGCGCTGGCTCAAAGAACGGTCCGATCAGAAAGGCCGTTAGCGAGGCAACAAGCAACAGTGAGGCAAGGATCCAGATACTCATATTGATTGTAGTCCCCTCTCCTTCTCTCTCTGCTTGGCCATTACTTGGCGCGGCACAGGAACAGCAACAACTATACCGCCGATAATCATAAGTATAGCCCCATACCAAAGCCATACCTGCAGGGGATTAATAAAGAGCTTTAAAGAGGCCCTCGTTCCCGATTCATCGATACCGGCCAGCACGAGGTACACATCCTCACGTTGTCCCATACGGAGAGCCACCTCCGTCGTGGTTTCCTTGTTTTTGGGATAGAAGCGCAATTCAGGGCGGAGGGTCTCAAGTATAGAATCATCCTTAAGTGAGCGGAGTATTACCTGCGCCTGCACCGCCCCGTAATTTGCGTGCTCCTCTTCGCGAACATTGCGCAGCTCTAGCGAGAACCGTCCAACGGTAAAGCGCTCACCTGGCCCCAAGGTAAACTCCCTCTCAATCTTGTGCGCCATTGAAGCTGTGATAGCAACCGTCATTACAAGCACACCGAAATGAATTATGTGCGCGCCGTACTTAATTCTTTGTCTACGAAAAAGTGTAGCGGCTGTGCTTGGTGACCAGGTTGAGGATTGAGTAACTCCGGCCTGAGCGCTTAAGCCCCGCTGCAGCTCACCTAATATCGTCATAAGAACGAAGAAACAGAGCGAGTACGAGAGCACCGGATAGAACTCTGTAATACCAGCCCATACAAGGGCGATCGCCACTAGAAAGCCGCCCAGAAACGGCAGGGTAAAGGCGCGCAGAAGATGACTAAGCGAGGAGCGCTTCCAGGCGATCGTTGGCCCAATACCCATTAAAAACACAAGGGAAAGAAAGAGTGGCACGTTAACTGCGTTAAAGAACGGAATCCCGACCGTCTGCTTCTCTCCAGTAAAGGCCTCTGAAAAAACTGGAAACATCACCCCCCATAGCACCGCAAAGCAGATACTAAGGAGCACTAGATTATTGAGCAGAAAGACCGCCTCACGAGAGAAGAAGCTCTCAATGGCGCGGTCCGGGCGCAGCTCTTTACGACGATAGATCACAAGAACCACCGCCAAGAGTATTATACCCGATAGGTAGGCTAGAAAGACCCAACCGATATCGGTTGAGGCGAAGGCGTGTACACTTTGCACAATTCCCGAGCGTGTTAGGAACGTTCCAAATACGGTCAGCGCATACGTCAAAACGACAAGCGATATATTCCAGATCTTGAGCATGCCCTTGCGCTCCTGAACCATCACGGAGTGCAGTAGCGCAGTTGCTGTCAGCCAGGGTAACAGGGAGGCGTTCTCCACCGGGTCCCATGCCCAGAAGCCACCCCAACCGAGTTCAAGATATGCCCAGTGGCCACCCAGTACGACCCCAGCGGTTAAGAAGGTCCACGCTATCAGGGTCCAGCGACGCACGAGTCGGATCCAATCATTCGAGAGGTGCCCCGAGGCGAGTGCAGCCATACAGAAGGCGTAGGGAACCGCTAATCCGGTAAATCCTAGATAGAGCGTAGGGGGATGAATAGCCATGTACTCATTCTGAAGCAGTGGATTGAGTCCGTTGCCATCGGGCATTACGAGTGCAGAGCGCAGATAGCGAAACGGATTAGTAAAGAAGAGGGTCACGGTTATAAAGAATAGCGGTGAGGTATTAAGAAATGCGTAGAGAAATGGCAAAAGTGGGCGTGGATACTTAACAGAGGCGCGCGCTACAAAGGCGCAATATGCAGCAACGAGGAAGCACCACAACAACATAGAGCCGTCCATACCGCCCCAGATCGCGGTGATCTTATAGATCCACGGCATCTCACGATTGGAGTACTGCCAGACGTACTGAATGGAATAGTCGTTCGTAAGGAAGGCGTATCCGAGCCCCAAGAGTGCGCAACCGAGAGAGATCGCAACGGCTATCGTAACGCGCCGCAACGCTTCAACATGCGAGAGCGCCACATGAGAGCGCCGCCCTACTAAGCACCCAGCAACGACCCCAATTAGAGCTAAAAGCCAGGCCAAACAAAGCGCAAAATGTCCGAACTCTATCATCCCTTGCTCCTCATAACGGTCACCCTACCTGCTTCTCTTTATCTATACTTTCTGGCATAGCCCCGGGCACAACGGGCTCATACTTTGAGGGGCACTGGGTCTGAAGCTTGGCGGCCAGTACAGAGCCCCCAACAAAGTCGCCATCGATCAGAACATCCCTGCCAGCAGCGAACATATCAGGCTTAAGCCCCTCGTATACTACCGGCACCGTAGCGTCGCCACCCTTGGGATCTGTGATATTAAAGGTAAGTACAATTTTGGGTTCTGTCTGGTAACTAATCGGATCAGCAACGCGCCCACCGATCCGAATCCGTGGCAGGTCGTTAGCCGCAGCCTTTGCCACCAACTCCGAGGGCAAGAGAACCAGCGAGCTGGTACCGCGCGTCGCCTGAAAGACCAGAACGCCGCCAACAACAACAAAGAGTGAAACTAGTGTAATAAATATCCGACCCATATGCTTACTTATAGGGACCAAACAAAGCGATACCTCAGTCTACCCCAACAACTTCGGCATAACCATGCAAAGGGGTAAATAGTTATCCTTACTGCTACTTTGCCCCCTCCTTATCTACCTCAATCCACTCCTTAAGCTCAGCACCGAGCTGTTTAGAGACGAAGAGCTTTAACTTATCGCGCAGCTTGTTCTCAATCTGTCTGACCCGCTCCTTACTCAGTGCGAGCTGATCGGAGAGCTGCTGCAGGGTCAAGATCTCCTCATTAACGACCCGTCCACGAAAGATGGTTCGCTCTTTGTCGGTCAGACCCTTTTCGAATTCAAGGATCGATCCTGTAAGAGCCTCGTGCAGCTGTCTTTTTGAAAGTGACTCTTCAATCGACTCCCCACCGCTTGGAATAATTGAGAGCAGCGTTGAGTCGGAGTCCTCATGCAGGGGCGCATCGACACTGGCATCTGGGCTACCTAAACGCTGCGACATCTCGATTACATCAGACTCACGCACGTTAAGCTTTTCGGCGAGCAATCTGCTTGAGGGATAGATCCCCTCGCGCTCAAGTCGATCACTCTCTTTTTTAAGATTAAAGAAGAGCTTGCGCTGCGCCTGCGTGGTGCCGATCTTTACAAGACGCCAATTAGCGATCATGTAGCGGATAATATAGGCACGGATCCACCAGACGGCGTATGACGGGAACCTCACACCTCTATAAGGGTCAAAATTCTGGACGGCCTCAAGCAGTCCGATGTTTCCCTCCTGAATAAGATCGAGAACGTTCCTTGCAACCCTCTCATACTCCCGAGCAATCTTAACAACGAGCCATAGAGAGCCCGATACGAGCGAATACGCAGCATCTTTATTCTTCGTCGCATAGTAATCGAGCGCCGCTGCGTGCTCATCCTCCCTCGAAAGGGGGGAGAATCGTCGCAACTCAGCCAGGTACGCATTGAGCGCGCTATATGGAACAACGGCATCGGTGGCCTCATGCTCATCCTCCAAGCGCGCATACCCCTCAGAGTGGCTAGCAAGATCGGCCAATTCCAGCTCATGTTGTGCAGGTAACACCTCACTTGGCTCCAGTAACTCCCCCTCCTCCTCTTGGATAAGTTCCATATTGGCGGGCATGCTGCTCTCTGTCGCAGGCTCAATAACCAAGGCCCCGGCGCTCCTCACCTTAGCCCCCTGGCTTCTTTTTTTTAAACGTGTTTTTGACACCTTAGCCCCATTATACGCCTTACTAGCGACCTAGAGATACTCTATACCCAGGGAGGTTTAAGCCACAACAGCGCCACTTCCTTGATCGGAGACGCTTAGTTTAGGGGTGAATAGTAGCTAACGGTAGCATTCGCGTCGTTTGGGAATGCTCGTGCCGCCGTTTTTTACAATAACTGTTAAACCGATGTTTCATAGTCTCCATCAGATCCATATACTCTTCCCGTTGTTTAATAATTGGGGGTAATCCATATAATATGGCTCCTTACGTTAATCCCGTACGTGGAATACTCGAATCCAACCAAGAGCTGCCGCCCTTCTCTGCGCAACAACTCTTCCTACCTGGAAGTCAGGGATGCCGTTCGCCTCACGGCGCCATCAGCAAGTTTGAGATTCCTTCCTTTAGGTGGCTGCCATTCAAAATTGAATTCCCTATCGATTGCGATCCCAAATCTGATTGCTGTACTGAAAGTGCTCAATTCATGGGGTATTGTAAGCAGGCCCTTGCGGTTGAAAAGCGGATTCGAGATATTATCTTAAGTTCAATTTCGCAGATGACTCCCGACCAATCTGGATTATTTCAAACTGAGCTCTCTCATCATTCTGCAGCTCAGCACCTCCTCAGAAGATTATACGGTCTGCAGGAAAGCAAGCTACAGGTTGTGCCTGGGGTGTTCCTCGGGACTAAGAAATCGGATCGAACCCTCGGAGACGTTCTGCAGGAGCAGTTGAGTAAAACGTGGCGCCTGATGGATCTCCCCATTCCAGATGCGCTCATCACAGCGTGCCAGGAGTGGGGCGAGGTTCAACTACTAGCTCGTGCATCGATTATAGAATCCGCCTGGCGATCCTTGGTAGTCAGGGCAAATTGGCCTATTCCATCAGCCTTTGATGAGTATATGGGGCACTTCCTCGAGGGCAAGATCCCAGAGAGTCATTGCGATCAGTTCTGGAGCTGGTTATCTCAGATAGAGACACTGGCAGAATCTAATTTGAGCCCATCTTTGCACCTCCTCCCTAAGATTAGGAATTGGCATAGTATGAAGCAGCAGGACGCAGCTCTTCCTACAGAACTGCTTGAGGAGTTATCGGATAAAGAATTTCCGATCTGGGAGCGCTACTTACTAGATCCTAGCTCGGTTAGTCCCTGCGACCTTACTAAAGAGCTCTTTCCATCCGAACACTCGCGGCCAATAGATGTCGAATATCGATTAGGGACTCCGTATCGGATCTCAATCACCGAGCAACAGGCGAATGACTTTTGGAAAGATTACATCACCCATTACGATCCAACTGAGATTAAGATCGTCTATGCTACAGAAAAGGAAAAAGCTTTGTGGTGCCGTCTCGATCGTGGGGCCGAGATGCGAGAGCTTGCCGCAACCCCCCTCTCTCAATTTATAACCGAGATTGATATAGATGGCCAAAACCTCTCGGAGAAGGATTGTCTTAGGCTTTTTAAAGAGAAGTTAAAATTACTCGACGCTCTTGGCACAGGCCTAGTATGGCGCAACCTAGAGACACCTCAAACAATTACCGTAACGTTCCGCAATATATCTCTACGAACCCAAGCTTTACTCCAACTCAAGTGCCTTGAAGGTGATGATGATTTATTCTCCACCTGGGAACCACAGGAGCTCTCTAGCGAGCTTTCTCAAGATTCGTGCGTTACCCTACGCCTTCCGTATCGCTACAACGTAGAGCTGGACGAGAAGTAGCATTTCAAGCTCCGCCACTGCAAAAGGGGTGAATAGCTACGAAACTATCACGAAGAACATCCGATAAGTATGGAGCCATTTGGAGCCATTGATCGGAATAAGTTATGCCTAGAGCACGCAGAGTTTCTGGCGATATTGACTCCAACAAGGTTCCCTATAGCGTTGTAGCGTCCATGACACGCAACCTGGCGATGCTGCTTAATGCCGGAGTTCCGATCGCCTCTGCCCTTGAGAGTCTCGCAATACAGTCACAAAACAGAGGATTCCGGGCGGTTCTCGTGGCTATAAGAAACTCTCTACTAGAGGGGCTCTCCCTCTCTCAGGCGATCGCGCTCTATCCCAGTATCTTCAGAGAACCTTATGCAGATCTAATAAGAGCCGGCGAGGAGGGCGGGGCGCTTGACTCAGTACTTGAAAAGCTTGCGCAGCACCTTGAACGCGAGCAGCAGATTCGCCGCGAGCTTTTGCACGCTGCGCTCTATCCCTGTTTTATAATCTCTGTAGCGGCTATCGTTGCGGTTCTTCTGCTTACCCTAGTGATTCCGTCCTTCAGGGACCTATTCGCTGACTTTGGAGTAACTCTTCCATGGCTTACCCGCTGCGCCCTCTTACTCTCAGAATTTATCCTCTCGTACTGGCATTTCGTGCTTGTATGCTGCATCTGCGCAGTAGCCTTTGTCTCACATCTACGCTCAACACCTAGTGGAAAAGCGATCCTGCAATCAATCGTTATAAAACTACCGATCTTTGGAACGCTTGCCCTTAAGGGGTCCTTGGCCCGTGTTA
It encodes the following:
- a CDS encoding type II secretion system F family protein, translated to MTRNLAMLLNAGVPIASALESLAIQSQNRGFRAVLVAIRNSLLEGLSLSQAIALYPSIFREPYADLIRAGEEGGALDSVLEKLAQHLEREQQIRRELLHAALYPCFIISVAAIVAVLLLTLVIPSFRDLFADFGVTLPWLTRCALLLSEFILSYWHFVLVCCICAVAFVSHLRSTPSGKAILQSIVIKLPIFGTLALKGSLARVTSTLSTLLTSGVPLVTALELAGRVAGNPVIERELCKIASGMFQGISLTEQLSRSSTFPATVSTMVAVGEQSGALDKTFTILSELYYREVADGVRLAKGMIEPIAIVLLGIVVGVLVLAVYLPIFEMGGIVQ
- a CDS encoding heme lyase CcmF/NrfE family subunit, yielding MIEFGHFALCLAWLLALIGVVAGCLVGRRSHVALSHVEALRRVTIAVAISLGCALLGLGYAFLTNDYSIQYVWQYSNREMPWIYKITAIWGGMDGSMLLWCFLVAAYCAFVARASVKYPRPLLPFLYAFLNTSPLFFITVTLFFTNPFRYLRSALVMPDGNGLNPLLQNEYMAIHPPTLYLGFTGLAVPYAFCMAALASGHLSNDWIRLVRRWTLIAWTFLTAGVVLGGHWAYLELGWGGFWAWDPVENASLLPWLTATALLHSVMVQERKGMLKIWNISLVVLTYALTVFGTFLTRSGIVQSVHAFASTDIGWVFLAYLSGIILLAVVLVIYRRKELRPDRAIESFFSREAVFLLNNLVLLSICFAVLWGVMFPVFSEAFTGEKQTVGIPFFNAVNVPLFLSLVFLMGIGPTIAWKRSSLSHLLRAFTLPFLGGFLVAIALVWAGITEFYPVLSYSLCFFVLMTILGELQRGLSAQAGVTQSSTWSPSTAATLFRRQRIKYGAHIIHFGVLVMTVAITASMAHKIEREFTLGPGERFTVGRFSLELRNVREEEHANYGAVQAQVILRSLKDDSILETLRPELRFYPKNKETTTEVALRMGQREDVYLVLAGIDESGTRASLKLFINPLQVWLWYGAILMIIGGIVVAVPVPRQVMAKQREKERGLQSI
- a CDS encoding ABC transporter ATP-binding protein — encoded protein: MVESEPVIQVRNVSKTFGAVRVLNRLNLSFVAGEITLLLGANGAGKSTLLRILAGLARADSGSIDRTTGRIGFLSHQSFLYSRLTVAENIKLFSEVTERQQVEPILSRWGLSASAEILVGDLSRGTQARVGLARAFLASPDVLLLDEPSSNLDERGTELLLTAMRDERERAGSKLLSIVATHDLHRLRSIADRIVVLSAGEVLADTGSKATPDDIDRIVGFYREANR
- a CDS encoding cytochrome c maturation protein CcmE; this encodes MGRIFITLVSLFVVVGGVLVFQATRGTSSLVLLPSELVAKAAANDLPRIRIGGRVADPISYQTEPKIVLTFNITDPKGGDATVPVVYEGLKPDMFAAGRDVLIDGDFVGGSVLAAKLQTQCPSKYEPVVPGAMPESIDKEKQVG
- a CDS encoding heme exporter protein CcmB — translated: MIEWLRVLLVLLQKEARLELRGKEILTLLLCNAILMSALVGAGISSAMLDRLNTTRVFPMLLWLIFLLTTTASVVRAYEQELENRGFEGLLLAGVTGSQIYVAKVISMTFLFFCNIILLSVVLAAALDQQLSTILLPLALLGLCSASALAALIVVLAAVASTSRMRGVLLPIIALPLLFPLFFAGVEMTTELVVRGAIDLTLPWPSILLCANALYFALGINLFEYAIRD
- a CDS encoding RNA polymerase factor sigma-32 produces the protein MSKTRLKKRSQGAKVRSAGALVIEPATESSMPANMELIQEEEGELLEPSEVLPAQHELELADLASHSEGYARLEDEHEATDAVVPYSALNAYLAELRRFSPLSREDEHAAALDYYATKNKDAAYSLVSGSLWLVVKIAREYERVARNVLDLIQEGNIGLLEAVQNFDPYRGVRFPSYAVWWIRAYIIRYMIANWRLVKIGTTQAQRKLFFNLKKESDRLEREGIYPSSRLLAEKLNVRESDVIEMSQRLGSPDASVDAPLHEDSDSTLLSIIPSGGESIEESLSKRQLHEALTGSILEFEKGLTDKERTIFRGRVVNEEILTLQQLSDQLALSKERVRQIENKLRDKLKLFVSKQLGAELKEWIEVDKEGAK